A single genomic interval of Alteromonas sp. BL110 harbors:
- a CDS encoding CDP-alcohol phosphatidyltransferase family protein, which translates to MLDAKITPFIKPLLKPLITTLDAKGISPNQVTVAGFVLGILAVPFIILNWWGMALSCIILNRVFDGIDGELARYQQSSSSAGGFLDICLDFLFYGSIPLAFGIADPINWGIPAMVLLATFIGTGSSFLAFAIAAEKFHIDRPQFANKSFYYMQGLTEGTETIAVFLAFCIWPEHFAALAYIFAAACAVTVVTRIAGGFSTLNKVEVTQNQCSTIDKG; encoded by the coding sequence ATGCTAGACGCGAAAATCACTCCCTTTATTAAACCGCTATTAAAGCCTTTGATCACAACACTTGATGCAAAAGGCATCAGTCCGAATCAAGTTACCGTGGCAGGCTTTGTTTTAGGTATTCTCGCCGTCCCCTTTATTATTCTTAACTGGTGGGGAATGGCACTTAGCTGCATTATACTTAATAGGGTTTTCGACGGTATTGACGGCGAGTTAGCGCGATATCAGCAAAGTAGCAGCAGCGCGGGTGGGTTTCTTGATATTTGTTTAGACTTTTTGTTTTATGGGTCTATACCCTTGGCATTTGGTATTGCAGACCCTATCAACTGGGGTATTCCGGCAATGGTGCTACTAGCCACATTTATTGGTACGGGCAGTAGCTTTTTGGCTTTTGCCATTGCAGCCGAAAAATTTCATATCGATAGACCACAGTTCGCTAACAAGAGCTTTTACTATATGCAGGGGTTAACTGAGGGCACAGAAACAATCGCTGTGTTTCTCGCTTTTTGCATCTGGCCTGAGCATTTTGCTGCGCTAGCTTATATTTTTGCCGCTGCGTGCGCGGTAACGGTTGTCACTCGAATTGCGGGTGGGTTTAGCACTCTGAACAAAGTAGAAGTAACAC
- a CDS encoding ATP-binding cassette domain-containing protein, translated as MALSLEHLVISHAQNTLLKVDVCVKDGEILTVMGPSGAGKSTLLKAITGQLHMPFNFSGIIKINGVIVNDKAAHLRKVGIMFQDALLFEHMTVAENIAFAMPKDSHPNRKAKLEAIEEMLSAVDLAGIGERAVTSLSGGQQSRVSLLRTLASEPDVVLLDEPFSKLDFALREQIRSWTFKQLKARNIPAVLVTHDKEDALAAGGQIIELSSC; from the coding sequence ATGGCGCTTAGTTTAGAACATTTGGTGATTTCTCATGCACAAAACACACTGTTAAAAGTGGATGTATGTGTAAAAGACGGTGAAATTTTAACAGTAATGGGGCCAAGTGGTGCCGGCAAATCTACTTTGCTGAAGGCCATTACCGGCCAACTTCATATGCCGTTTAATTTTAGCGGTATCATTAAAATCAACGGGGTTATAGTAAACGATAAAGCGGCTCATTTACGTAAAGTCGGTATTATGTTTCAAGACGCCTTGTTGTTTGAGCATATGACAGTGGCAGAAAATATTGCCTTTGCCATGCCTAAAGACAGCCACCCAAATCGAAAGGCTAAACTGGAGGCTATCGAAGAAATGCTTAGCGCTGTCGACTTAGCAGGCATAGGGGAACGCGCAGTCACTTCATTATCTGGCGGGCAACAATCCCGTGTTTCTCTACTAAGAACGCTCGCTTCTGAGCCTGACGTCGTATTGTTAGACGAGCCATTTAGTAAGCTAGACTTTGCCCTTCGTGAGCAAATTCGAAGCTGGACATTTAAGCAGCTTAAAGCGCGAAATATTCCCGCAGTACTTGTAACACACGACAAAGAGGACGCCCTTGCTGCCGGCGGCCAAATAATAGAGTTATCATCATGCTAG
- a CDS encoding ABC transporter permease, giving the protein MFAQFTRVARWCLLLLLCIPVLAGLVGVAFPALGYFPAIGANTFSLDIFKTLFALDDIWQMVWLSLFTGVGSTLLALAGAFLLLASFYQSNWLNKIQGLLSPFLVFPHAAAAIALLFAFSPSGMFARITTVGANTVIPGTGEAFSPYNTFFPYDAWGLSVLLALSLKELPFIMLMALSVMSQPLVKSKLSGYIKVGTALGYSPVATFFKLVMPTVFTQIRLPVLAVLVFATSNVEIPLILGGNNPSTLAVAIMHWFNHIDLSMRLLASSAAVLQVAVSGLALLLLLGVERIVIFVGRKRLARGNRRFFDSLIHSAAYSTVAIYIALIGAVGYSVLMYSIAKQWLYPDFLPEGTTLLHWRTAFETLATPFSNSLLLGVLVSTSALGLVLFTLESEQLKPAGVNADRAFSVSLFLPLLVPGVAFLYGLVWFQQLVLQDAVWFHTYIAHMVYVVPYVFLSMAVAYRKFDIRYAMVAQSLGKTPWQVFYHIKLPSLFSAIMVAWALGLAISFSQYLPTLLASGGTIATITTEAVASVSGSSTRLTAVFVIIQAVMPLVGFIIAWYLPAALVKTGSKVRTSEKKNRAVLHGA; this is encoded by the coding sequence ATGTTCGCTCAATTTACCCGGGTTGCACGCTGGTGCTTATTACTTTTACTGTGCATTCCTGTCTTGGCTGGTTTGGTTGGCGTAGCGTTTCCAGCGTTAGGCTATTTTCCCGCCATAGGTGCAAACACCTTCTCATTAGATATCTTTAAAACTTTATTTGCACTTGATGATATTTGGCAGATGGTGTGGCTTTCACTTTTCACAGGAGTGGGGTCAACATTGCTGGCACTGGCAGGTGCGTTCTTATTGCTAGCTTCATTTTATCAATCGAATTGGCTCAACAAAATTCAAGGCTTATTGAGCCCCTTTCTTGTTTTTCCACACGCTGCCGCAGCCATTGCCTTACTATTTGCCTTCAGCCCGTCAGGCATGTTTGCTCGAATAACAACTGTAGGAGCAAATACGGTTATTCCTGGTACTGGCGAGGCTTTCTCTCCCTACAATACTTTTTTTCCATACGACGCCTGGGGCCTAAGTGTATTGTTAGCATTAAGCTTAAAGGAACTGCCGTTTATTATGTTAATGGCGTTAAGCGTAATGTCGCAGCCATTAGTGAAAAGTAAGCTTTCTGGCTATATCAAAGTGGGCACGGCGCTTGGCTATTCGCCCGTGGCAACCTTTTTTAAGCTTGTGATGCCCACTGTCTTCACACAAATCAGATTACCTGTATTAGCAGTGTTGGTCTTCGCCACCTCTAATGTGGAAATTCCGCTTATATTAGGGGGAAATAACCCCAGCACCTTGGCCGTTGCGATTATGCATTGGTTCAATCATATCGATTTATCTATGCGTCTGTTGGCAAGCAGTGCCGCCGTGCTCCAGGTCGCAGTCAGTGGGTTGGCTTTGCTTCTGTTGTTAGGCGTTGAGCGTATAGTTATATTCGTGGGAAGAAAAAGGCTAGCGAGAGGAAACCGGCGCTTTTTTGATAGCCTTATACATAGCGCTGCGTATAGCACTGTAGCGATATATATTGCTTTGATTGGTGCGGTAGGTTATTCGGTGCTTATGTACTCAATTGCTAAGCAATGGTTGTATCCTGATTTTTTACCAGAAGGCACGACGCTATTGCACTGGCGAACTGCATTTGAAACCCTCGCGACCCCGTTTTCCAATAGCTTATTACTGGGCGTATTGGTAAGTACTTCTGCATTGGGGCTAGTGCTATTTACGCTTGAAAGTGAACAGCTTAAACCCGCAGGTGTAAATGCAGACAGGGCTTTTTCCGTCTCACTGTTTTTGCCGCTATTAGTACCGGGCGTGGCTTTTTTATATGGCTTGGTTTGGTTCCAGCAGCTCGTGCTGCAAGACGCAGTTTGGTTTCACACCTACATCGCCCATATGGTTTATGTCGTGCCATACGTTTTTTTGTCTATGGCGGTGGCCTATCGAAAATTCGACATACGATACGCAATGGTTGCACAAAGTCTGGGGAAAACGCCCTGGCAAGTGTTCTACCATATTAAATTACCATCCCTGTTTTCCGCCATTATGGTGGCCTGGGCGCTAGGGCTCGCTATTAGTTTCAGCCAATATTTACCTACGTTATTGGCCTCGGGGGGCACTATTGCCACTATCACTACAGAAGCCGTAGCGTCAGTGTCGGGAAGCAGTACGCGTTTAACTGCGGTATTCGTTATTATCCAAGCAGTTATGCCCTTAGTTGGCTTTATAATAGCGTGGTATTTACCCGCCGCTTTAGTGAAAACGGGTAGCAAAGTGCGTACTTCAGAGAAAAAGAATAGAGCAGTATTACATGGCGCTTAG
- a CDS encoding ABC transporter substrate-binding protein: protein MNSGWQAKGQLSTNRPLRTSMQVFFITCIVILSVFIVTRPALGKTNDEAATETPPIVRFHAWGGSAQVNGYLQWVASQVKARFNIELQHVKLADTSDAVSRVLAEKAAGNNKNGSVDLIWINGENFAAMKKHDLLSTLWVGELDNFSLTNPDENPAVTTDFGEPTLGMEAPWGKASMVFYYRSAHLNTLGLMAPKTIDELLRFSQKSPGRFTYPVPSDYLGISFIKYAALALNKDKRGLFYQPANDKALNAVLPSLWAYLDALHPTMWQQGKHMLRQASQLQRLVGTGELSMAFSFTAAEIPSAVTRFDLPDDVRTYVMQDGSLANVHFVGLTYNSRNKAAAKTVVNFLLSPQAQAKKQAVKVWGDDTVLDIKSLSASDQELFVEDNIHPAALDKSQATVLLAEPHSSWTDALREAWYERYGARY from the coding sequence ATGAATTCAGGGTGGCAAGCTAAGGGACAGTTAAGTACAAATAGACCCTTGCGTACCTCCATGCAGGTATTCTTTATCACCTGCATAGTCATTTTGTCGGTATTTATTGTAACCCGACCTGCGTTGGGCAAAACTAACGATGAAGCTGCTACCGAAACCCCGCCTATTGTTCGATTTCATGCCTGGGGTGGTAGCGCCCAGGTAAATGGCTACCTTCAGTGGGTAGCCTCGCAAGTTAAGGCCCGTTTTAACATAGAACTTCAACATGTAAAGCTGGCCGACACCAGTGATGCGGTATCTCGTGTCCTTGCTGAAAAGGCGGCAGGAAACAACAAGAACGGGAGTGTTGACCTTATCTGGATAAATGGCGAGAACTTCGCTGCGATGAAAAAGCACGACCTGCTTAGTACTTTGTGGGTAGGTGAACTTGACAACTTTAGCCTAACTAATCCTGATGAAAACCCCGCTGTAACTACAGACTTTGGCGAGCCTACGCTAGGCATGGAAGCCCCGTGGGGGAAAGCGTCTATGGTTTTTTACTATCGCAGCGCACACTTAAATACGCTGGGGCTTATGGCCCCGAAAACCATTGACGAACTTCTACGATTTAGCCAAAAGTCACCGGGTAGATTTACCTACCCAGTACCGAGCGATTATTTAGGTATTAGTTTTATCAAGTATGCAGCGCTTGCACTCAATAAAGACAAACGAGGCCTGTTCTATCAACCAGCAAACGATAAAGCGTTAAACGCGGTTTTACCGAGTTTGTGGGCGTATCTTGATGCGCTGCATCCTACTATGTGGCAGCAGGGTAAGCACATGTTACGGCAAGCCTCCCAACTGCAGCGTTTAGTGGGAACAGGTGAGCTTTCAATGGCCTTCTCTTTTACCGCTGCAGAAATTCCTTCGGCGGTAACTCGTTTTGATTTACCTGACGATGTTCGTACTTATGTTATGCAAGACGGCAGCTTGGCAAACGTCCATTTTGTAGGGCTTACATATAATTCAAGGAACAAAGCGGCGGCCAAAACGGTGGTTAACTTTTTGCTTTCACCACAGGCGCAAGCTAAAAAGCAGGCGGTGAAAGTGTGGGGAGACGACACAGTGCTCGATATTAAAAGCCTTTCAGCGTCAGACCAAGAACTTTTCGTTGAAGACAATATTCACCCGGCAGCACTAGATAAATCGCAAGCCACTGTATTGTTGGCCGAGCCTCATTCAAGCTGGACCGATGCGCTTCGAGAGGCATGGTATGAACGCTACGGAGCGCGCTATTGA
- a CDS encoding DUF547 domain-containing protein: protein MRTIALFSRGIAAGSIALFAASVSFYASAEEGLHSTLDNLLSKYVTPISNGASTQVNYDGFKKEQTTLNEYLARISKVEQSTFNSWNKDKQLAFLINAYNAYTIELILTEYPDIDSIRDLGSFFSSPWKKEIAPLLGETRTLDEIEHELIRGTNQTTKTYNEPRIHFAVNCASVGCPALREEAYTGDKLDSQLEAQTKRFLADASRNKMSDDTLYLSKIFDWYSEDFERKDGEWRGTSTLTEFILLYKDAMQLTDAQVSALKNNTADIEFLNYDWALNAAR from the coding sequence ATGCGTACAATCGCCCTGTTTTCACGTGGTATTGCAGCAGGCAGCATAGCGCTGTTTGCTGCAAGCGTAAGTTTCTATGCAAGCGCTGAAGAAGGCCTGCATAGCACGCTCGATAATTTATTAAGTAAGTATGTGACGCCAATTTCCAACGGCGCAAGTACACAGGTTAATTACGATGGCTTTAAAAAAGAACAGACTACGCTTAACGAATATCTCGCGCGCATATCTAAGGTTGAGCAAAGTACATTCAATTCATGGAATAAGGATAAACAACTCGCTTTTCTTATTAATGCTTACAACGCCTATACCATCGAGCTTATTTTAACTGAGTACCCAGATATTGACTCCATTCGAGATTTAGGCAGTTTCTTTTCCTCGCCTTGGAAAAAAGAGATAGCCCCGTTACTTGGTGAAACTCGCACGTTAGATGAAATTGAACACGAACTTATTCGCGGTACAAACCAAACCACAAAAACCTATAATGAGCCTCGCATTCATTTCGCAGTAAATTGCGCCAGCGTGGGCTGCCCGGCGCTTCGTGAAGAAGCATACACGGGAGACAAACTAGATTCTCAATTAGAGGCACAAACTAAACGATTTTTGGCTGACGCCTCTCGCAACAAAATGAGCGATGACACACTATACTTATCAAAAATATTTGATTGGTATAGTGAAGATTTTGAACGTAAAGATGGCGAATGGCGCGGCACATCAACGCTCACCGAGTTTATCTTGCTGTATAAAGACGCAATGCAATTAACTGATGCACAAGTTTCTGCGTTAAAAAATAATACCGCTGATATTGAATTTCTAAATTATGACTGGGCGCTTAATGCTGCGCGGTAA
- a CDS encoding FAD-dependent oxidoreductase, with amino-acid sequence MFKKIALLGVIAAAIFSFFYFDLNSYLTLEGMKGSLDTFQSQIADNPVLSIGVFFAIYVAVTALSLPGAAILTLAAGALFGLVQGLIIVSFASSVGATLAFLVSRFILRDTVRNKFKEKLKKIDEGVEKQGAFYLFTLRLVPVFPFFLINLLMGLTSLKTWTFYWVSQVGMLAGTAVYVNAGTQLAQIDSLSGIVSPGLIFSFVLLGIFPWIAKGIVAIVNRRRVYKGYNKPKKFDRNLVVIGAGAGGLVTSYIAAAVKAKVTLVEAGEMGGDCLNYGCVPSKAIIKTAKVANQMRHADNYGLEPITPAMSFKKVMARVHEVIAAIAPNDSVERYTSLGVDVVKGYAKIIDPWTVEIKKKDGGTQTLTTKNIVVATGAAPFVPELPGIEQSGYVTSDTLWSKFADLEEAPKRLIVLGGGPIGCELAQAFSRLGTDVTQVERAPRLMGREDADVAEFSESVLRESGVNVLTSHDALRFEIKDGEKVLVVAKEGVESTIAYDEVIVAVGRKARLHGFGLEDLGIQFDRTIETDEYLQTLMPNIFAAGDVVGPYQFTHVAAHQAWYAAVNALFGTFKKFKVDYRVIPWTTFIDPEVARVGLNERDAAEQEIAVEVTRYEFAELDRAVAESARKGFIKVLTPPGKDKILGVTIVSEHAGDLLAEFVIAMKHDLGLNKILGTIHAYPTWAESAKYAAGNWKRANAPEKLLSFVEKFHTWRRG; translated from the coding sequence ATGTTTAAAAAAATAGCGCTTTTAGGGGTTATCGCCGCCGCTATATTTAGTTTTTTCTACTTTGATTTGAACAGCTATTTAACGCTAGAAGGGATGAAAGGGTCACTGGACACTTTTCAAAGCCAAATAGCTGATAATCCGGTACTGAGTATCGGTGTGTTTTTCGCTATCTATGTGGCGGTTACTGCATTGTCGCTACCCGGTGCAGCAATTTTAACCTTAGCCGCAGGAGCCTTGTTTGGCCTAGTGCAGGGTTTAATTATTGTGTCTTTCGCGTCAAGCGTAGGCGCGACATTAGCGTTTTTAGTATCTCGCTTTATATTGCGTGATACCGTCCGTAACAAGTTTAAAGAAAAGCTTAAGAAAATTGACGAAGGTGTGGAAAAGCAAGGTGCGTTCTACTTGTTTACGCTGCGTTTAGTGCCAGTGTTTCCCTTCTTTTTAATCAACCTATTAATGGGGCTTACTTCACTTAAAACCTGGACGTTTTACTGGGTAAGCCAAGTAGGCATGCTTGCCGGTACTGCAGTGTATGTAAACGCAGGTACGCAGCTGGCGCAAATTGACAGCTTGTCTGGCATTGTATCGCCTGGGCTTATCTTTTCATTTGTTCTACTAGGTATATTCCCATGGATAGCCAAAGGCATTGTGGCAATAGTAAATCGCCGTCGCGTCTACAAAGGCTACAATAAGCCGAAGAAATTTGACCGTAACTTAGTGGTGATCGGTGCTGGTGCAGGTGGGTTAGTTACCAGCTATATCGCTGCCGCAGTAAAAGCAAAGGTAACGCTGGTAGAAGCTGGTGAAATGGGGGGCGACTGTCTTAACTATGGCTGCGTACCCAGTAAAGCCATAATAAAAACGGCTAAAGTGGCCAATCAAATGCGCCATGCCGATAACTATGGTTTAGAGCCAATAACACCTGCCATGTCGTTTAAAAAAGTGATGGCCCGTGTTCACGAAGTAATTGCGGCCATAGCGCCTAACGATAGTGTAGAGCGTTACACCAGTTTAGGTGTGGATGTAGTGAAAGGCTACGCAAAGATCATCGACCCTTGGACAGTAGAGATTAAAAAGAAGGATGGCGGCACGCAAACGCTAACCACTAAGAACATTGTTGTTGCCACAGGTGCCGCGCCCTTTGTCCCGGAGCTACCTGGTATCGAACAGAGCGGTTATGTCACCTCTGACACCTTATGGTCTAAATTTGCTGACCTTGAAGAAGCGCCAAAGCGTTTAATCGTGTTGGGTGGTGGGCCTATTGGCTGTGAATTGGCGCAGGCGTTTTCTCGCCTTGGCACCGATGTCACCCAAGTAGAGCGCGCACCGCGGCTTATGGGTCGTGAAGACGCTGATGTAGCTGAATTTTCTGAATCTGTACTTCGTGAAAGCGGCGTGAATGTTCTGACATCTCACGATGCACTGCGCTTTGAAATAAAAGACGGTGAGAAAGTACTGGTTGTCGCTAAAGAAGGTGTTGAATCAACTATCGCCTATGACGAAGTGATTGTGGCTGTTGGTCGAAAGGCTCGTTTACATGGTTTTGGTCTGGAAGATTTGGGTATTCAGTTCGATAGAACCATAGAAACCGATGAATACTTGCAAACCCTGATGCCAAACATTTTTGCTGCAGGTGATGTGGTAGGCCCTTATCAGTTTACACACGTAGCCGCTCACCAAGCGTGGTATGCGGCGGTAAATGCACTTTTCGGTACGTTTAAGAAATTCAAAGTAGACTATCGCGTTATTCCATGGACAACATTTATTGACCCAGAAGTTGCTAGGGTTGGTTTAAATGAGCGGGATGCCGCAGAACAAGAAATTGCTGTAGAAGTAACGCGCTACGAATTTGCCGAACTCGATCGTGCCGTGGCCGAGAGTGCGCGTAAGGGTTTCATAAAGGTGCTCACGCCGCCGGGGAAAGATAAAATATTGGGTGTAACCATTGTCTCTGAACATGCTGGTGATTTGCTGGCTGAGTTTGTTATTGCCATGAAACACGATTTAGGTCTTAACAAAATTCTTGGCACTATTCACGCTTATCCTACGTGGGCTGAAAGTGCGAAATACGCAGCGGGTAACTGGAAGCGCGCTAATGCTCCGGAAAAACTTTTAAGCTTTGTCGAGAAATTCCACACGTGGCGAAGAGGGTAA